A window of the Nyctibius grandis isolate bNycGra1 chromosome 34 unlocalized genomic scaffold, bNycGra1.pri SUPER_34_unloc_1, whole genome shotgun sequence genome harbors these coding sequences:
- the LOC137677015 gene encoding olfactory receptor 14A16-like, giving the protein MTPATELKEGLLENHKDVCVLNGGRLWEMALILFREVYPNLSLSLPPQTVSHAQRQQISNSSSITHFLLLAFADRRDLQLLHLWLFLGIYLAALLGNSLIITAVACDHRLHTPMYFFLLNLSLLDLGSISTTLPKSMANSLWDSRDISYTGCAAQVFFFYFLIAAEYFLLTVMAYDRYVAIGKPLHYRTLLGSKSCVHMAVAAWGTGFFNAVLHTANTFSLPLCHGNALDQFFCEIPHILKLSCSDAYLREVGLIVVSLCLAFGCFIFIVLSYVQIFRAVMRIPSQQGQHKAFSTCLPHLAVVSLFVSTAMFAYLKPPSISFPSLDLVVAVLYSVVPPAVNPLIYSMRNKEIKDALWKLMSGCYFRNNKRPIIFCRAVIM; this is encoded by the coding sequence ATGACTCCTGccacagagctgaaggaaggTCTCCTAGAAAATCACAAGGATGTCTGTGTGCTAAATGGGGGGAGACTGTGGGAGAtggctttgattttatttagaGAAGTCTACCCTAACTTGTCActgtctcttcctcctcagaCAGTGTCCCATGCTCAGAGGCAGCAAatttccaacagcagctccatcacccacttcctcctcctggcgTTTGCAGACAGGCGGGATCTTCAGCTCTTGCACTTatggctcttcctgggcatctacctggctgccctcctgggaaaCAGCCTCATCATCACTGCTGTAGCCTGTGATCACcgcctccacacccccatgtacttcttccttctcaacctctccctccttgACCTAGGCTCCATCTCCACGACTCTCCCTAAATCCATGGCCAATTCCCTCTGGGACAGCAGAGACATCTCCTACACAGGATGTGCtgcccaggtctttttcttttactttttgatTGCAGCAGAGTATTTTCTTCTCACCGTCATGGCCTACGACCGCTACGTTGCCATCGGCAAACCCCTGCACTACAGGACACTCCTGGGCAGTAAAtcttgtgtccacatggcagtAGCTGCCTGGGGCACTGGTTTTTTCAATGCTGTGCTGCACACGGCCAATACATTTTCTCTACCCCTCTGCCATGGCAATGCCctggaccagttcttctgtgaaatcccccacatcctcaagctctcctgctcagatGCCTACCTCAGGGAAGTTGGACTTATTGTTGTTAGTCTCTGTTTAGCATTTGggtgtttcattttcattgtgctgtcctatgtgcagatcttcagggccgTGATGAGGATCCCCTCTCAGCAGGGAcagcacaaagccttttccacgtgcctccctcacctggctgTGGTCTCCCTGTTTGTCAGCACCGCCATGTTTGCCTACCTGAAGCCCCCCTCCATCTCCTTCCCATCCCTGGATCTGGTGGTGGCAGTTCTGTACTCagtggtgcctccagcagtgaaccccctcatctacagcatgaggaacaagGAAATCAAGGATGCCCTGTGGAAACTGATGAGTGGGTGTTATTTTCGAAACAATAAACGGCCCAtcatcttctgcagagcagttatAATGTAA